The Streptomyces luteogriseus genome includes a window with the following:
- a CDS encoding potassium channel family protein — protein MTLPMTASTALARWERRTQGPLLALAVLFAIAYAIPIVAPRAPQDLLTACHVANWAVWAAFAADYLVRLWLAEDRLRFVRGNPLALLAVVLPLAQPLRLLKLVSMLFLAGQRARMASQVRVTTYVAGSCLGLLVFGALAVLEVERDEPGASIHTLGDAVWWAFTTMTTVGYGDMAPTTGLGRMLAVGLMLSGIALLGVVTANIAAWFIARFEKDDVEERRQTEAIRELTEEVRALRGELAALKGTPAEQPVE, from the coding sequence ATGACGCTCCCGATGACCGCCTCGACCGCGCTGGCCCGTTGGGAGCGGCGCACCCAGGGCCCGCTGCTGGCGCTGGCCGTGCTGTTCGCGATCGCCTACGCCATACCGATCGTGGCCCCGAGGGCTCCGCAGGACCTGCTCACCGCATGCCATGTCGCCAACTGGGCGGTGTGGGCCGCTTTCGCCGCCGACTATCTGGTCCGCCTGTGGCTGGCCGAGGACCGGCTGCGGTTCGTACGCGGCAATCCGCTGGCGCTGCTGGCCGTGGTGCTGCCGCTGGCCCAGCCGCTGCGGCTGCTGAAGCTGGTGTCGATGCTGTTCCTCGCCGGGCAGCGGGCGCGGATGGCGTCGCAGGTACGGGTCACCACGTACGTCGCGGGATCGTGCCTCGGACTGCTCGTCTTCGGTGCGCTGGCCGTGCTGGAGGTGGAACGGGACGAGCCCGGTGCCTCCATTCACACCCTGGGGGACGCGGTCTGGTGGGCGTTCACCACGATGACCACCGTGGGGTACGGGGACATGGCACCGACCACGGGGCTGGGGCGGATGCTGGCGGTCGGGCTGATGCTGTCCGGAATCGCGCTGCTCGGTGTGGTGACGGCGAACATCGCGGCCTGGTTCATCGCCCGGTTCGAGAAGGACGACGTGGAGGAGCGGCGCCAGACCGAGGCGATCAGGGAACTGACCGAGGAGGTGCGGGCGCTGCGCGGGGAGCTGGCGGCGCTCAAGGGGACACCGGCCGAACAGCCCGTCGAGTAG
- a CDS encoding small hydrophobic protein encodes MMASFGHGTRRHPRSRGRTWSRTGTDRATLGLIGVICAVAGFFVLGIVLGPAAMVCGWLAMGRAWSGSRPTAAVVALVLGAIDTLLAVIWLSGAATPGVGMF; translated from the coding sequence ATGATGGCGAGCTTCGGACACGGTACGCGCAGGCACCCCCGCTCACGTGGCCGGACGTGGTCACGGACCGGGACGGATCGCGCGACGCTCGGACTCATCGGAGTCATCTGTGCCGTTGCGGGCTTCTTCGTGCTGGGGATCGTGCTCGGTCCCGCCGCGATGGTCTGCGGCTGGCTCGCCATGGGCCGCGCGTGGTCGGGCTCCCGCCCCACCGCGGCTGTCGTCGCCCTGGTCCTGGGCGCCATCGACACGCTCCTGGCCGTCATCTGGCTGTCCGGAGCGGCCACCCCGGGTGTGGGCATGTTCTGA
- a CDS encoding MFS transporter codes for MTSQTTIDTTGPGDKTPASPSGATPGKGLRGHPWLTLITVAVGVMMVALDGTIVAIANPAIGKDLGASWSDLQWITNAYFLALAVSLITAGKLGDRFGHRQTFLIGVAGFAASSAAIGLSKGITAVVVFRVFQGLFGALLMPAALGLLRATFPAEKLNMAIGIWGMVIGASTAGGPILGGVLVEHVNWQSVFFINVPVGVLALVLGVLILLDHRAENAPRSFDLLGILLLSAAMFCLVWALIKAPEWGWGDLKTWAFIIASVVGFGLFAVWETKVKEPLIPLGLFRSVPLSAGVVLMVLMAIAFMGGLFFVTFYLQNVHGMSPIDAGLHLLPLTGMMIVGSPLAGVMITKFGPRIPLAGGMACTAIAMYGMSTLDAHTGSGIMSVWFALLGLGLAPVMVGATEVIVGNAPMELSGVAGGLQQAAMQIGGSLGTAVLGAVMASKVDSEFAGNWADAGLPPLTPAQSEQAALAVQQGGAPVPEGTPEQIAAKITEVAHTTFIDGMSLASLTAAGVAAVAVFVAFLTKRGENAEAGAGAAHI; via the coding sequence ATGACTAGTCAGACCACCATCGACACGACGGGGCCGGGGGACAAGACGCCGGCATCGCCGTCGGGCGCAACGCCGGGCAAGGGGCTGCGCGGGCACCCCTGGCTCACCCTCATCACCGTCGCCGTGGGGGTCATGATGGTGGCCCTCGACGGCACCATCGTGGCCATAGCCAACCCGGCGATCGGCAAGGATCTGGGCGCCTCATGGTCGGATCTCCAGTGGATCACCAACGCCTACTTCCTCGCCCTCGCGGTGTCCCTGATCACCGCCGGCAAGCTGGGTGACCGATTCGGCCACCGCCAGACCTTCCTCATCGGCGTGGCGGGCTTCGCCGCCTCCTCGGCCGCCATCGGGCTGTCCAAGGGCATCACGGCGGTCGTCGTCTTCCGCGTCTTCCAGGGGCTCTTCGGCGCCTTGCTGATGCCGGCCGCGCTCGGCCTGCTGCGGGCCACCTTCCCTGCCGAGAAGCTGAACATGGCCATCGGCATCTGGGGCATGGTCATCGGCGCGTCCACCGCGGGCGGCCCGATCCTCGGCGGTGTGCTCGTCGAGCACGTCAACTGGCAGTCGGTGTTCTTCATCAACGTGCCGGTCGGCGTCCTCGCCCTCGTCCTCGGCGTGCTGATCCTGCTCGACCACCGCGCCGAGAACGCGCCGCGCTCCTTCGATCTCCTCGGCATCCTCCTGCTGTCCGCCGCGATGTTCTGCCTCGTCTGGGCTCTGATCAAGGCGCCGGAGTGGGGCTGGGGCGATCTGAAGACCTGGGCGTTCATCATCGCCTCGGTGGTCGGCTTCGGGCTCTTCGCCGTCTGGGAGACGAAGGTGAAGGAGCCGCTGATCCCGCTGGGACTGTTCCGCTCCGTCCCGCTGTCGGCGGGTGTCGTCCTCATGGTCCTGATGGCCATCGCCTTCATGGGCGGCCTGTTCTTCGTGACGTTCTACCTCCAGAACGTGCACGGGATGAGCCCGATCGACGCCGGGCTGCACCTGCTGCCGCTCACCGGCATGATGATCGTCGGTTCGCCGCTCGCCGGCGTGATGATCACCAAGTTCGGCCCCCGCATCCCGCTGGCCGGCGGCATGGCGTGCACCGCGATCGCCATGTACGGCATGTCCACGCTGGACGCGCACACGGGCAGCGGCATCATGTCCGTCTGGTTCGCCCTGCTGGGGCTGGGCCTCGCGCCGGTCATGGTCGGCGCGACCGAAGTCATCGTCGGCAACGCCCCGATGGAGCTCTCCGGCGTCGCGGGCGGTCTCCAGCAGGCCGCCATGCAGATCGGCGGCAGTCTCGGTACGGCCGTGCTGGGCGCCGTGATGGCCTCCAAGGTCGACAGCGAGTTCGCCGGCAACTGGGCGGACGCGGGGCTGCCGCCGCTCACCCCGGCCCAGTCCGAACAGGCCGCGTTGGCCGTTCAGCAGGGCGGCGCCCCGGTACCCGAGGGCACCCCCGAGCAGATTGCCGCGAAGATCACCGAGGTCGCGCACACCACGTTCATCGACGGCATGAGCCTGGCCTCCCTGACCGCCGCGGGTGTGGCGGCCGTCGCCGTGTTCGTCGCGTTCCTCACCAAGCGCGGTGAGAACGCGGAAGCCGGCGCGGGCGCCGCGCACATCTGA